The genomic region TTTCGTAATTCCATGATTATCCTGGAGGAAATCTCTTGGCCAATCAGATATTTATCCGAATCTAAAACTTGTTGCTTTTTTAAATATTCGTTCGCCATCCTATCATCTCCGGATAGCATATAATATTTCGCACTTGTCGCTGTAAAGAGTTCTTTCAACCTTAATCTTCCCGCTTTCTTCAAATAAGCGCTGGTAAGATCTAAGTAATGCTTGCAAGAGTCTATATTCGCCCCTTTTAAGTGATATTCCGCCAGTCCACGATAGACGAAAGGGATAATATTTCGATCTTCTTCAGTTAGATAACTTAATGAGCTATGCATTAACTCGTAAGAGGTCTTCATATTTCCTAATTCCAATTCACAGATACCCTGCAAATGATAATTTGCAGCCTTTTTAATCCGTAAGGCATCGTCGGTTTCTGGGTCGAGCGCAATCAATCGTTTCGCACTGTCTAACATGTCCAATGCGACGCGATAGCTACGCGTATTCATTTTATATAATGCCTGTTCCTGATAAAGTTCAATCTGTATATCGGACTTTAAATCAAGATCATCTAGCAAATTACACATGCTTTCCGCAGTAGCAAGGTAGGATCGCGACTGTTCATATAGGCCAAGCTCGCGGAAGTTCGTTGCCAGTATTTTGCAAAATACTGCTCGCCATCTGTTGTAACCTGTAAGCTGAGCGAGGCGATCGCCGATTGTCGCATACTTAATTGCACGCTGCACATTCCCCAAGCTTTGTTGAATATTGCTGTTTAAAATATAGCTCTTAATCTTTTGCTCGTCAGTTTCCGCAGCCTCTATAACAGAATCACCCATCGTTGCGGCAGCTTCCACGTTGGACCCCATATATTGCTGATGGCAAGCCGTGTATAGACTATCGAATTTACTCGATTGCCCCCATGCACAAAGTAAAATGCAGAAAAAAAACAATATGGAAAGAATAGCCCTACGCATAATACGAATTACTTCACTACCGATTTCTCGCGAAACTCTATTGGAGAACAGCCCATCTCCTGATTAAAATTTCTATAGAAGGAAGCTCGAGAATTAAAACCACAATGCAAAGCGAGTTCCTCAATATTCATATCAAAACCCTCGTCACTTAAATAAATGCAAGCTTCCTTGATGCGCAAGGAGTTGATTACTTTCAGAAAACTTTCATTAAAATGAAGTTTAAAAAACTGTTGAATAACAGGCTTTGAAACATTCAGAAGCTTTGACATCTTGTCGATACTAAACTCCGTATCGAGGTAGGATTTCTCCACAAGATAGTCTATAATCTTCAGTTTAACACCTTGTTGTTCAGCATGTGTTAAGCCGGATAAATTACGTTCAAAAGGCTCCGTATTCAGTTCTCCGCTTAAAGATTGCATTTCTAATCGCAGCGGTCTCCGAAGTCGACCCAAGAAATAATTATAGCCTAATAAGCTTCCTAGCAACATAATGAAAAAGATCGTTGCACCTGAACTGGGTGCATCAGCACTACCCTTTTCAATTATTCTATTTAATACCAGGGTTAGCATAAAAATGGAGGACACCAGAATCAGGATAACGCTGTAATAATAGATTCTTCTTTCTAATCGCGCCCGGTTTGCACCATTATTACTCAGTATAAAAACACCTACCGGATAGAAGAACCAAGAAAGGCCCATGAGGCTGTAAAGTACGATATAATATTCTCCTCGAAATTCCATTCGAAAGGAATAGGAACTAATAAAAACAACATGCCCCACCAAAAACAATAAGAACGGCATGCCGTGCCACAGCACTTGTTTTACGGTTATCCTCTTTTGTTCGATAGCACGATAAGCGAAGTATAGAAATGGACCATACACTAATCCAAACGGTGCCGACCTGTCGACATAAACAAGTCCTGGAAGGAGATCTCTAAATACTGCTGCATGGCAAATATGGATTAATAGGAACAACAGAAAAAGCTGTGCCAGCCTATCCATATCCGTTTTTTGCTGCAGGTAGTGGCTAATTTGAAGTCCAAGCAAGCAAATGAGGGAAGTTGCGCAATATAGAAAAGAGAAAATCATATATTCTGCAACATTTTAAGCCTGTATTCCGATGGCGATAACCCGTTAAACTGTTTGAAATATCGCGTAAAGGACGTCCGGGAGTTAAAACCACATAGATTCGCGAGGAATTCTAATTTTAAATTATCAGTACCGCTTTTCAAGAGCTGTATCGAATAGGCGATCCTATATTTTGCGAGCCATTCATAGAAATTACTTTCTAAACTGTTATTAATAACATAAGATATGTGGTGTTTGGGGATATTGGTATACACCGAGAGACCTTCTAAGCTCAAGTTAGCATCTAAAAATAGCTGCTCGCTCTCCATGATGCTATTTAGTTTCGTCTTGTACAATTCTATTGTTTCCCGAGATAAATTCAGATGTATCAACTCTTCCCCAATTGGAGAACCCTCCTTCTTAGCCTCAAAGCGCGTCGTATAAACATACCATATGATCAATCCCATTGAAATAATCATCAAGGAAATAACAACAAATAGCGGATTGACATCAAAATCAAATGGCATAATCATGTTAAAGAACAATAAGCCGAAAAAGAATGCCGCGGCAACACCCAATAATGCCAAATTTTCTACAAATAAGATCTTGTTTACTTCTGTAGTCTCTGCTTTGAGTTTCGACGATTTGAATAATACATAAACCGGATAACCTGTCAGCAGGCAGAATACCGCCAGCATATACGGAATATCAACTTCATTATACCAGCCCGTGGGGTTCAACAGGAAAAGTATCAGAAAAGAGATAAGCGGTGTTAGATGAAGCAACACGGTGCCCACATCGATACGCTCCTGCAAACTCGCCTTAAAAATGAAAAACAACATTGGACCATATACTAAAGGTATTGGCAATATGATCACATTCAAGATCAGTATGACATGTATACAAAGGATGGAAAAAAAGAGACCGATTATAAGTCCAAATAATCCGTAACGTTTGATTGCCCTGTTAAACATCGCCGAATCTTCAAATTCAAAAAATACAGTTAATAAATCGTGGTTAACGCAGTTTTGCACAACGTTTTACAAATATACTTATTTATTTTTTTAATTAAGATTCTTCCAATTATAGAAAATATTATCATAGTATGAGGGAATTATTAAACATATTAACCATACTGGTTAAATATTAACCCTAAATGTATTTTTAATCTTAATTACCACATTATTTAACTCGCATCCGCATGAGTTAATTAAGAAAATAGAAATCAGGCAAACAAAAACCGGCTGAAATTGTTTGTATAGCAGTATGCAGAATCAAACCCCGACAAATTCTGGCAAAACTCTTATCATCTCCAATCGATTGCCAGTCAAAATTGAACGTAAAAAAGGAAAGCTAAAATTTACCGCAAGCGAAGGTGGACTGGCCACAGGACTAGGCTCCTTCTATAAAGATAATGGCTCTTGGTGGATCGGATGGCCGGGCATTATTCCGAAAACCCAGGAAGAGGAACAGCATATCCGCGAAGAATTGTACAAACTAAATTTGATACCGGTATTTCTTACCCAAGTAGAAATAAAAAACTATTACGAAGGTTTCTCCAACGCTGTGCTCTGGCCACTTTGTCATTACAGACCCAGCTATGTTGAACTACGCAATGACTATTGGGAAGCCTATGAACAGGTGAATCAGAAATTTGCAAAAGCCGCTCTTCCCTATATTGAAGAAGAAACAACGGTTTGGGTTCATGACTATCAATTAATGTTATTGCCCAAATATATTCGGGAGCAAAGCGAGCCAAACAGTATTGGCTACTTTCATCATATCCCCTTCCCTCCTCCAGAACTCTTTAGCATGTTGCCCTGGAGAAAGCAGTTACTCGATGGACTTTCCAGCGCCGACTTAGTCGGATTCCATACCTATGAAAATGCTCATAATTTCCTGGAAGCAAATCAAACCCTGTTGAGCGCAGAGATCCATCACCATCATATCAAGTTGGAAGGCCGTAGTTGCTTTGTCGATGTCTTCCCGATGGGAATAGATTATGAAAAATACAAACAACAGGCTATCAATTCGAAAACCCAGTTGTATGCCGCTGAGCTCAAAAAGCTGTTTGACGACAAAAAGATTATTCTTTCTGTCGATCGTTTAGACTATAGTAAAGGAATTTTACAGCGATTAGCATCTTACGAAAAACTATTACTGAAACATCCGGAACTGCAGGAAAAAGTCGTGCTATATATGCTTATCGTCCCTTCCAGAGATCAGGTTAATCAATATAAAAAGCTACGGAACGAGATTGACCGCAAAGTCGGCAATATCAATGCCGTCCTCGGATCGCCAGGATGGCAACCCGTTTCCTATTTCTATAAATCCTTGCCATTCGACAGACTTTCGGCAGTATATGCAGCTGCGGACGTCTGCTTGGTCAGCTCCTTGTACGATGGCATGAACCTCGTCGCGAAGGAATATATCGCTAGCAAACAACTCCAAACCGGCGCTTTGGTCCTTAGTGAGTTCGCCGGTGCTTCCAAAGAGCTGTCCGATGCTTTATTAATCAATCCCTATGCGATTGAAGAATCAAGCGACACACTATATGAGGCACTAACCATGTCTGAAAGCGAGAAGATGGAACGAATGCAGGCAAGTCAGCAGGTCGTCGAGAAGTTCAATGTCTTTCATTGGGTTAACCTCTTTTTCCAGCGCCTGCGTGAAATAAAAGAACAGCAGCGTAATGCGATCACACGCAAAGTAAAAGATCAAGTTCGAACATCCATCAAATCAACCTATCAACAGGCGACAAATAGATTGATCCTCCTAGACTACGATGGTACCTTAGTCGGATTCAATAAGGATGCCGCCAAAGCCACGCCTACCGAC from Sphingobacterium sp. BN32 harbors:
- a CDS encoding AraC family transcriptional regulator codes for the protein MGSNVEAAATMGDSVIEAAETDEQKIKSYILNSNIQQSLGNVQRAIKYATIGDRLAQLTGYNRWRAVFCKILATNFRELGLYEQSRSYLATAESMCNLLDDLDLKSDIQIELYQEQALYKMNTRSYRVALDMLDSAKRLIALDPETDDALRIKKAANYHLQGICELELGNMKTSYELMHSSLSYLTEEDRNIIPFVYRGLAEYHLKGANIDSCKHYLDLTSAYLKKAGRLRLKELFTATSAKYYMLSGDDRMANEYLKKQQVLDSDKYLIGQEISSRIIMELRKEELENRKYKLLFWWCISVASVVVILLLSYQIRYRRSKAAINLRPLQHREELNEEYSPKPAQHSRSIPETHATETELNIALETETRLIRELSALEQENFFLERDITLNKLAGRLSSNQKYVSHIIKKYRNLDFNDYLQHKKVNYLLEKINADNSLLDYKLAYLAELSGFSSHSKFTTAFKSVMGKTPSQYIEEIRSEISI
- a CDS encoding AraC family transcriptional regulator encodes the protein MDRLAQLFLLFLLIHICHAAVFRDLLPGLVYVDRSAPFGLVYGPFLYFAYRAIEQKRITVKQVLWHGMPFLLFLVGHVVFISSYSFRMEFRGEYYIVLYSLMGLSWFFYPVGVFILSNNGANRARLERRIYYYSVILILVSSIFMLTLVLNRIIEKGSADAPSSGATIFFIMLLGSLLGYNYFLGRLRRPLRLEMQSLSGELNTEPFERNLSGLTHAEQQGVKLKIIDYLVEKSYLDTEFSIDKMSKLLNVSKPVIQQFFKLHFNESFLKVINSLRIKEACIYLSDEGFDMNIEELALHCGFNSRASFYRNFNQEMGCSPIEFREKSVVK
- a CDS encoding AraC family transcriptional regulator produces the protein MQNCVNHDLLTVFFEFEDSAMFNRAIKRYGLFGLIIGLFFSILCIHVILILNVIILPIPLVYGPMLFFIFKASLQERIDVGTVLLHLTPLISFLILFLLNPTGWYNEVDIPYMLAVFCLLTGYPVYVLFKSSKLKAETTEVNKILFVENLALLGVAAAFFFGLLFFNMIMPFDFDVNPLFVVISLMIISMGLIIWYVYTTRFEAKKEGSPIGEELIHLNLSRETIELYKTKLNSIMESEQLFLDANLSLEGLSVYTNIPKHHISYVINNSLESNFYEWLAKYRIAYSIQLLKSGTDNLKLEFLANLCGFNSRTSFTRYFKQFNGLSPSEYRLKMLQNI
- a CDS encoding bifunctional alpha,alpha-trehalose-phosphate synthase (UDP-forming)/trehalose-phosphatase, coding for MQNQTPTNSGKTLIISNRLPVKIERKKGKLKFTASEGGLATGLGSFYKDNGSWWIGWPGIIPKTQEEEQHIREELYKLNLIPVFLTQVEIKNYYEGFSNAVLWPLCHYRPSYVELRNDYWEAYEQVNQKFAKAALPYIEEETTVWVHDYQLMLLPKYIREQSEPNSIGYFHHIPFPPPELFSMLPWRKQLLDGLSSADLVGFHTYENAHNFLEANQTLLSAEIHHHHIKLEGRSCFVDVFPMGIDYEKYKQQAINSKTQLYAAELKKLFDDKKIILSVDRLDYSKGILQRLASYEKLLLKHPELQEKVVLYMLIVPSRDQVNQYKKLRNEIDRKVGNINAVLGSPGWQPVSYFYKSLPFDRLSAVYAAADVCLVSSLYDGMNLVAKEYIASKQLQTGALVLSEFAGASKELSDALLINPYAIEESSDTLYEALTMSESEKMERMQASQQVVEKFNVFHWVNLFFQRLREIKEQQRNAITRKVKDQVRTSIKSTYQQATNRLILLDYDGTLVGFNKDAAKATPTDELHQLLENIAKDKQNTLSLVSGRKYDNMQDWFPGKSFFTIAEHGIWSNFPNHQWHIKEGLSNEWKVFVRSILQRFTDRTPGSLIEEKTYSLAWHYRKVDHALGKIKAQELLQELHPLANEIGLQIINGDRVIEIKNEEINKGKAVSQLVNEINPDYILCIGDDATDEDMFNELPANAVTIKVGNKQSAAKYFVENKDEVLKLLTELTQA